The window AGCGGGGGCTGCGCCCCCGATCCCCCCGGCCGTCCGGTCCAATGGTCCGGATCGGCCGGGCGGCCTCGTTGGTCGGAATCTATGCGCGACCAATCTCCCCATGGTTTTAGTACCCCTATTCTCTTCTATACGATTGCAACCAACATTCAAACAGGGCGGCGGCCAAGCTGACGCATCGCCGCCTTTCAAAAGGTTGGAGCATCCTTCCCTCTCACCCGTGAGGGATAGTGGACGGGTGACAGGGAGAAATGGATTAGAACGTATCACCGTCGCCCCGTCAGCCCTGCACACTCCACACAAAGCCAGACTTCGCACATCACGTCGTTCTCCGCATAACAGAACCGCACCCACGCTCGTTCAATTTGGCAGAACTCACAGAGCCGTTCCTTGGTATGTTCAGGACAAAGCCAGGCTTTCCGCGCCCGGTCATAGGTGGTCGCTTCCCGTCCGCAACAGGCCGGGCCGAACAGACTCGGCAGCTTTAGATCGCATCGATGCCAGATCATCCTCACACCTCCTGGTAGACCAGCCCCTTCCCCAGCACGAGTTGCAGAATGGTGCCGCTAAACCAAATGGGATGCCCAGAGAGCAGATCCTCCCAGGTCTTAATGAACACGATTCGAGGGATTTCGATCTCGCCCCTGATCCGGCGATAGGCGTTCCGGGTGGACCACTGGTGGCGCATTTCTTCCCAGAGTCGGCTGATGGGAAAGCCGAGGGACCGTTTCCAGGACCAACACATATTCACGTAGCCGCATTGATCTTGGACGTATTGGCTGATGACGTAGCGGCTCAGCCGGTTCCGGGACCGATGGCTGGGCTGATAGGCCTTGATCCAGACGACTGGAGCCCCGTGGAGGGCCTGCCATTGCGTGGAGAGCCATTCCTGAGAGATCCAGAAGCGGCGAGCACGCTCCCCATCCGGCACCCGCCAAGCCCAAAAGATGTGCAGCACGCCATGCCCTTCTTCCGTCCTGACCTGGTAATACTCCAAGCCCTGAAAGCCGAGTTGACGTTCGATCCGTTGACGCAGTTGCTTGTGATGATACGTCAGCTTCTCCGCATCCCCGCCTTCCGCCGTGGACAGCGTGACCCACAGCACTTGGAACTGGTGGCATTCCCAGAACCAGAGGAGCGACCGCACCCGGTGATAGCCTCGTTTCTGCTTTCGCGTCCATTCCCCCGCCACTGGTTCCCGCCGAAACTCCTTCCAGCGGCTCATCGGGCAGCCTCCGCTTGAGGAATCACCGGCCTCAGGCCGGCAGCCAGAATCCGTTCCAATTCCTCAATGGGAATCCGCACGGCGCGCACCGACGGCTTCACATAGGCGATCTGCCGTTTC is drawn from Nitrospira sp. ND1 and contains these coding sequences:
- a CDS encoding AlpA family transcriptional regulator — its product is MVPSTKLITIREAANRLGLKESTIRKAILKRQIAYVKPSVRAVRIPIEELERILAAGLRPVIPQAEAAR